The following proteins are co-located in the Ailuropoda melanoleuca isolate Jingjing chromosome 13, ASM200744v2, whole genome shotgun sequence genome:
- the ORMDL3 gene encoding ORM1-like protein 3 — protein MNVGTAHSEVNPNTRVMNSRGIWLSYVLAIGLLHVVLLSIPFVSVPVVWTLTNLIHNTGMYIFLHTVKGTPFETPDQGKARLLTHWEQMDYGVQFTASRKFLTITPIVLYFLTSFYTKYDQIHFVLNTVSLMSVLIPKLPQLHGVRIFGINKY, from the exons ATGAACGTGGGCACGGCGCACAGTGAGGTGAACCCCAACACGCGGGTGATGAACAGCCGCGGCATCTGGCTGTCCTATGTGTTGGCCATCGGGCTTCTCCACGTCGTGCTGCTCAGCATCCCCTTTGTCAGCGTGCCTGTCGTCTGGACCCTTACCAACCTCATCCACAACACG GGCATGTACATCTTCCTGCACACGGTGAAGGGGACACCCTTCGAGACTCCGGACCAGGGCAAGGCGAGGTTGCTAACGCACTGGGAGCAGATGGACTACGGGGTCCAGTTCACAGCCTCTCGGAAGTTCCTAACCATCACACCCATCGTGCT GTACTTCCTCACCAGCTTCTATACCAAGTATGACCAGATCCATTTCGTCCTCAACACCGTGTCCTTGATGAGTGTGCTCATCCCCAAACTGCCCCAGCTCCACGGGGTCCGGATTTTTGGAATCAATAAGTACTGA
- the LRRC3C gene encoding leucine-rich repeat-containing protein 3C, giving the protein MTSASFVSYSTPGLCQPFTMLPPAGHLLFLLLVMGTGGTVPRPWGPPRGCYAAEEAGERTFRCSQAGLSAVPTGIPNDTRKLYLDANRLASVPAGAFQHLPVLEELDLSHNILAHLSGAAFRGLAGTLRHLDLSANRLVSVPAEAFMGLQIQVNLSANPWRCDCALQEVLRLVRLAPGTGTGIVCGPGARADLVGQEFLPLAGEEELCGTGWGGAQRSTDVALLVTMGGWLALVVAYLAHYVWQNREETRRPLKRAPVLPVRSEDSSTLSTVV; this is encoded by the exons ATGACATCAGCCTCCTTCGT CTCCTACTCCACTCCAGGACTATGCCAACCTTTCACCATGCTCCCACCAGCTGGTCACCTGCTGTTTCTCCTGCTGGTGATGGGCACAGGTGGCACGGtacccaggccctggggacctCCTCGGGGCTGCTACGCGGCCGAAGAAGCTGGTGAACGGACATTCCGTTGCAGCCAGGCGGGCCTGAGCGCTGTGCCCACCGGCATCCCCAATGACACACGCAAGCTCTACCTGGATGCCAACCGGCTGGCATCCGTGCCAGCTGGAGCCTTCCAGCACCTGCCTGTCCTGGAGGAACTGGATCTGTCCCATAACATCCTTGCCCACCTCTCAGGGGCCGCGTTCAGGGGCCTGGCGGGCACGCTGCGCCACCTCGACCTCTCTGCCAACCGGCTGGTCTCGGTGCCCGCAGAGGCCTTCATGGGCCTGCAGATCCAAGTGAATCTGTCTGCCAACCCGTGGCGCTGTGACTGTGCCCTCCAGGAGGTGCTGAGGCTGGTGAGGCTGGCACCAGGCACTGGCACGGGCATCGTGTGTGGCCCCGGCGCCCGCGCAGACCTCGTGGGGCAGGAGTTCCTGCCGCTGGCAGGGGAGGAAGAATTGTGTGGGACGGGGTGGGGCGGCGCCCAGCGGAGCACTGATGTGGCCCTGCTGGTCACCATGGGGGGCTGGCTGGCGCTCGTCGTGGCTTATCTGGCCCACTACGTGTGGCAGAACCGGGAGGAGACCCGGCGTCCCCTCAAGCGAGCCCCGGTGCTGCCCGTGCGCTCCGAGGACTCGTCCACGCTCAGCACGGTGGTCTGA